The proteins below come from a single Fibrobacter sp. UWR4 genomic window:
- a CDS encoding A24 family peptidase, with amino-acid sequence MDVIPLWYWLIVFFVFGACVGSFYNVIVYRMPRGISLVNPPSHCPLCKKRIPLYLNLPIIGWIILRGKTACCHKPLNIIYPIGESLCGLLGALALFAAVAVNYGGVVPELFSAPVVAPAVWADALAMFWLLLAVYPVCAVDFKYKLIPDSMSIGGIVAGLALSFIPGGITPLQSLIGAVAAGGGLWLLGVIASKVFKKEAMGFGDVKLLAGYGALMGVQSAFMILVIAAIVGIIVMIPYAKMQAKVAAKASVDDSEDAPGQIPFGPFLAIAAPVIYLWGGTLLQMYLQFVIGE; translated from the coding sequence ATGGATGTAATACCTCTCTGGTACTGGTTGATCGTGTTTTTTGTTTTCGGCGCCTGCGTTGGGAGTTTCTACAACGTAATTGTGTACCGTATGCCTCGCGGAATCTCCCTGGTGAATCCTCCTTCCCATTGCCCACTTTGCAAGAAAAGAATCCCCCTCTACTTGAATTTGCCTATTATTGGCTGGATTATTCTAAGAGGGAAGACCGCCTGCTGCCATAAGCCTTTGAACATCATCTATCCCATTGGGGAATCCCTGTGCGGTTTGCTGGGGGCCCTTGCCCTTTTTGCGGCCGTAGCGGTAAACTATGGTGGTGTGGTTCCTGAACTTTTCAGTGCCCCGGTGGTGGCGCCTGCGGTGTGGGCCGATGCCTTGGCCATGTTCTGGCTGTTACTTGCTGTATATCCGGTTTGTGCCGTGGATTTTAAGTACAAGCTGATTCCGGATTCCATGAGCATTGGCGGCATTGTTGCCGGACTTGCCCTGTCTTTTATTCCTGGCGGGATTACACCGCTGCAGAGCTTGATCGGTGCAGTTGCTGCAGGGGGTGGCCTCTGGCTTCTGGGCGTTATTGCTAGCAAGGTCTTCAAGAAGGAAGCCATGGGCTTCGGGGATGTAAAGCTTCTCGCGGGATATGGCGCCCTCATGGGCGTCCAGTCTGCATTTATGATTCTGGTCATTGCCGCCATCGTAGGCATTATCGTCATGATTCCTTACGCCAAGATGCAGGCGAAGGTGGCCGCCAAGGCATCCGTCGACGACTCCGAAGACGCTCCGGGCCAGATCCCCTTCGGGCCGTTCCTTGCCATTGCCGCTCCCGTAATTTACCTGTGGGGCGGTACGCTGCTGCAGATGTATTTGCAGTTTGTCATTGGGGAATAA
- a CDS encoding carboxypeptidase-like regulatory domain-containing protein: protein MKLRMMSYDLQKACGFIAGVGIAGLSLAGIVGCSDPNTASVWTETESGQQAANGDWLVDVESCSNSIPENIGKKNATKALLKSNVTTNCITYDRTYAMVSVQGTATDESGSPLKLARVRLSSFGGSGKETTTDDNGTYKFDNVVYKATYHGFAPLEDGEFEQVDDATHVTYIDYKLLVASSDSTLASVHTINFKDYKRMGEGDSVYLEIPEQSAGKVTDITLPAKAFQKGDNACLDDIGVCHVMSADEIEAGTFVMKNVPQGVYQKLCAVQTEKTSGDEEMVSMRCAMLSEPIIAKDAVDTLSFELPESVLNQIDSLSDKSIERILVPVKTSAEKPYIINGNSITKLVSAGSKDLYWAEISFIDTNATSYVLFDEIPYSSRTSIFAAVESLADTALVNSSAYWNRTYMGFSFKVKADGSEFEEAAVLLSTVDSTESGRPKGYEILQCEAGSKSVCVRVYSGTDSVVTDTVVYGKANLLDGEEHIFSMVMVGNHLSVAVDGGILRDTDLKLGDSFPYYEGGNSFMNIGNVELRDFVMFGMPSNIRKNGESNWNRLKAWLITHQTFSK, encoded by the coding sequence ATGAAATTGCGAATGATGAGTTACGATTTGCAGAAGGCTTGTGGTTTCATTGCTGGCGTGGGTATCGCTGGTCTTAGTCTCGCGGGCATCGTGGGCTGTTCCGATCCCAACACAGCAAGCGTATGGACCGAAACCGAGTCCGGCCAACAGGCTGCCAATGGCGACTGGCTTGTAGATGTTGAAAGCTGCAGCAACAGCATTCCCGAAAACATCGGAAAAAAGAATGCAACGAAGGCCCTGTTAAAATCCAACGTTACAACCAATTGCATCACCTACGACCGCACTTACGCCATGGTCAGCGTCCAGGGCACAGCCACAGATGAAAGCGGTTCCCCGTTGAAACTGGCCAGAGTCCGCCTGTCCAGTTTCGGTGGCTCCGGAAAAGAAACCACCACCGACGACAACGGAACCTACAAGTTCGATAACGTAGTCTACAAGGCCACCTACCATGGTTTTGCACCCCTTGAAGACGGCGAATTTGAACAGGTGGACGACGCTACCCACGTCACCTACATCGACTACAAGTTGCTGGTGGCTTCCAGCGACAGCACCTTGGCAAGCGTCCACACCATCAATTTCAAGGACTACAAGCGCATGGGCGAAGGCGACAGCGTCTATCTTGAAATTCCTGAACAGTCCGCAGGCAAGGTAACAGACATCACCCTCCCCGCCAAGGCCTTCCAGAAGGGCGACAACGCTTGCCTGGATGACATCGGCGTTTGCCACGTGATGAGCGCCGACGAAATCGAAGCGGGAACCTTCGTCATGAAAAACGTTCCTCAGGGAGTTTACCAAAAGCTTTGTGCCGTACAAACCGAAAAAACAAGCGGCGACGAAGAAATGGTTTCCATGCGCTGCGCAATGTTAAGCGAACCCATCATTGCTAAGGATGCGGTGGACACCCTGAGTTTTGAGCTTCCGGAAAGTGTTCTCAACCAGATAGATTCCCTATCAGATAAATCCATCGAAAGGATCCTGGTCCCTGTAAAGACCAGCGCCGAAAAGCCTTACATCATCAACGGCAACAGCATCACAAAGCTCGTTTCTGCAGGCAGCAAGGATCTTTACTGGGCCGAAATCTCGTTCATCGATACGAACGCTACAAGTTACGTTCTCTTTGACGAAATCCCCTATTCCAGCAGAACCAGTATTTTTGCAGCTGTGGAATCCTTGGCTGACACCGCCCTGGTCAACAGTTCCGCCTACTGGAACCGTACCTATATGGGATTCAGCTTCAAGGTCAAGGCCGACGGCAGCGAGTTCGAGGAAGCCGCGGTTCTCCTAAGCACCGTAGATTCCACTGAAAGCGGCCGTCCTAAGGGTTACGAAATCCTTCAGTGCGAGGCCGGCTCCAAGAGCGTTTGCGTCCGCGTCTACAGCGGTACTGATTCCGTGGTAACAGATACGGTCGTCTACGGCAAGGCAAACTTGCTCGATGGCGAAGAGCACATCTTCTCCATGGTCATGGTCGGAAACCACCTTTCCGTAGCAGTGGACGGCGGGATTCTTCGCGATACCGACCTAAAGTTGGGCGACAGTTTCCCCTATTACGAAGGCGGAAATTCCTTCATGAACATTGGCAATGTGGAACTAAGGGACTTTGTAATGTTCGGAATGCCCAGCAACATTAGGAAAAACGGAGAAAGCAACTGGAACCGCCTGAAGGCCTGGCTTATCACCCATCAGACGTTCAGCAAATAG
- a CDS encoding TIGR02147 family protein, with product MKNYIDIFQFTHFRKYLEEYQAARVQSEPTFTRTEICNLLGMEKSRSYFADVLRGKKVSPRMVAKFIEVLGLEKKEAKYFEIMVKVDQAKNDNLRKEAMEELLQMHPNPQHIMNTDAYEYYNHWYNSALFAILDAMDVTDDMAPVQKRIFPKVPLGKLKDSLDLLQRLGLTRKNEDGFWKPTKESISSGPYNNAELIKQYQLQCFELSKQALMTPPKAPAIMSTLTFSASSNAYKELEEAVQEFKAKARQIISQDKEKADGVYQLNLHMFSNLENNGGK from the coding sequence GTGAAAAACTATATCGACATTTTTCAGTTTACTCACTTCCGTAAGTATTTGGAAGAATACCAGGCCGCCCGCGTGCAGTCCGAGCCCACTTTTACCCGTACCGAAATCTGCAACCTGCTGGGCATGGAAAAATCCCGCAGCTACTTTGCCGACGTGCTCCGCGGTAAAAAGGTCAGCCCCCGTATGGTAGCCAAGTTTATTGAAGTCCTTGGCCTCGAAAAGAAGGAAGCCAAGTACTTCGAAATCATGGTGAAGGTGGACCAGGCCAAGAACGACAACCTCCGCAAGGAAGCCATGGAAGAACTGCTGCAGATGCACCCCAATCCGCAGCACATCATGAACACGGACGCCTACGAATATTACAACCACTGGTATAACAGCGCCCTGTTCGCCATCCTGGACGCCATGGACGTTACAGACGACATGGCCCCCGTCCAGAAGAGAATTTTCCCCAAGGTTCCCCTGGGTAAGCTAAAGGATTCTCTGGACCTGTTGCAGCGACTGGGACTTACCCGCAAGAATGAAGACGGTTTCTGGAAGCCTACCAAGGAATCCATTTCCAGCGGACCCTACAACAACGCGGAGCTGATCAAGCAATACCAGCTGCAGTGTTTTGAACTTTCCAAGCAGGCGCTGATGACGCCTCCTAAGGCTCCGGCCATCATGAGCACTTTGACCTTTAGCGCGTCTAGCAACGCCTATAAGGAATTGGAGGAGGCGGTGCAGGAATTCAAGGCAAAGGCCCGCCAGATTATTTCACAAGACAAGGAAAAGGCCGACGGCGTATATCAGCTGAATTTGCATATGTTCTCAAATCTTGAGAACAACGGGGGTAAATAA
- a CDS encoding TIGR00730 family Rossman fold protein, whose product MAKKKQLHPAPGQMIYHNAEFMESDIGRPIRILSEFLGPHQVFEQEDIHNTIVFFGSARTLPMSEITKRRKGCTNKKELARLNALEKVARYYDDARKLGAMLGKWANKRKEGYAIMTGGGPGIMEAGNRGASDVGTPSIGLNIKLPFEQHPNPYIDDELNLQFRYFFVRKYWFLKKARALIAFPGGFGTMDELFEMLTLVQTNKYAQQMPIIVFGSEFWKKTVNWEYFAETGMINKEDLKLFHFCDSVDEAYKIVTETLEKQSKD is encoded by the coding sequence GCGACATAGGCCGTCCGATTCGTATTCTTTCTGAATTTTTAGGCCCCCACCAGGTTTTTGAGCAGGAAGACATCCATAACACCATTGTCTTCTTCGGTTCCGCACGCACCTTGCCCATGAGCGAAATCACCAAACGCCGCAAAGGATGCACCAACAAGAAGGAACTGGCCAGGCTGAATGCCCTGGAAAAGGTGGCTCGTTATTATGATGACGCCCGTAAGCTTGGCGCCATGCTTGGCAAATGGGCAAACAAGCGTAAGGAAGGCTACGCCATCATGACTGGCGGCGGTCCTGGCATTATGGAAGCCGGCAATCGAGGCGCAAGCGATGTTGGCACACCCTCTATCGGCTTGAACATCAAGCTGCCTTTTGAACAGCATCCGAATCCTTACATCGACGACGAACTGAACCTGCAATTCCGTTACTTCTTTGTGCGTAAGTACTGGTTCCTGAAAAAGGCCCGTGCCCTGATCGCATTCCCCGGCGGCTTCGGCACCATGGACGAACTTTTCGAAATGCTGACCCTGGTGCAGACCAACAAGTACGCCCAGCAGATGCCCATCATTGTCTTCGGCAGTGAATTCTGGAAAAAGACTGTAAACTGGGAATACTTTGCTGAAACAGGTATGATCAACAAGGAAGACTTGAAACTGTTCCATTTCTGCGACAGCGTGGATGAAGCATACAAGATTGTTACGGAAACTTTGGAAAAACAATCCAAGGATTAA
- a CDS encoding M6 family metalloprotease domain-containing protein encodes MGVFNHGIFISAGLLGLSLCSTLFAHPAAPDAPKTVKNADGSEVTLQFYGDEHYHYATTQDGYLVVSDSGSFVYADEDGKPTKVKARNEHKRTEKEQKFLKGLDRQKSKKMHRARHVDKYPEESAEVDSLGPVALRKAPAALNRPTPQRWVVGERWIPVLLIGTTDKPYADSAEVYAMLNQEGYNKEGNIGSLRDYYLFSSGGKFSPHFDVYPLQLNVPLTSFGNGDSYSEGNFTKAGVNALTARKDFQQNASKYCSSGTAVDGFIFLFPGKEVDALKQSEKFWGHQYWMQYNGAGSSWSKGYTSQGYTFNTYLFIAQYDDYPQSRTLTAMGIFAHEFSHVLGLADLYSVSNSSIKGPSPYDVMTTGMYNGNWQTPPSFSAFERESMGWLTLEELSQNKVYSLGPLSQMQAYSVTNPNSKDEYYVVEYRPAEKYDAYIGQNKNGIYLWYIDYDYTAFETDNDPNKNVLHQRVAVKQVMGSDNSYYTDFSYTNAGGTALIPGIYNLKILKGKQACFATGANLSVDCQLRSSSSSQVALSSSSLVVQSSSSQIAQSSSSQIAQSSSSLSAPSSSSQLAQSSSSSESLRITNPLYWDSQTGVKTVKVFDLQGNRVYMGQVDGVLSAFHLEGILPAGAYVMHVSRNNRTLGIRKIRIP; translated from the coding sequence ATGGGCGTTTTTAATCACGGGATTTTTATTTCTGCAGGCTTGCTTGGTCTAAGCCTTTGTTCTACCCTTTTTGCCCATCCTGCAGCTCCCGATGCGCCAAAGACTGTAAAGAATGCCGATGGTTCCGAAGTAACCCTTCAGTTCTATGGGGATGAACATTACCATTACGCCACGACTCAAGACGGGTACTTGGTTGTTTCGGATAGTGGTTCCTTTGTGTATGCCGACGAAGATGGTAAGCCTACGAAGGTGAAAGCCCGTAATGAGCACAAACGTACGGAAAAGGAACAAAAATTCCTAAAGGGACTGGATCGTCAGAAGTCCAAAAAAATGCACCGTGCAAGACATGTGGATAAATATCCCGAAGAATCTGCGGAGGTCGACTCACTTGGCCCCGTAGCGCTCCGTAAGGCTCCTGCCGCATTGAATCGTCCCACACCTCAACGGTGGGTGGTGGGAGAACGTTGGATTCCAGTCCTTCTCATTGGAACTACGGACAAGCCTTATGCGGATTCCGCCGAAGTTTATGCCATGCTGAACCAGGAAGGCTATAATAAGGAAGGGAATATTGGCAGCCTTAGAGATTACTATCTGTTTTCTTCCGGTGGTAAGTTTAGCCCTCACTTTGATGTATATCCATTACAGTTGAATGTCCCCTTGACCAGTTTTGGTAATGGGGATAGCTATAGCGAAGGAAACTTCACCAAGGCGGGGGTAAATGCCCTGACCGCTCGCAAGGATTTCCAGCAGAATGCTTCCAAGTATTGTTCTAGCGGAACCGCAGTGGACGGATTCATTTTCCTATTTCCGGGAAAGGAAGTGGATGCCCTTAAGCAGAGCGAGAAGTTTTGGGGGCATCAGTACTGGATGCAGTACAATGGAGCGGGATCCTCCTGGTCTAAAGGTTATACTAGCCAGGGGTATACCTTTAACACATATTTGTTTATTGCACAGTATGACGATTATCCGCAGAGTCGTACCTTGACTGCCATGGGTATTTTTGCCCACGAATTCAGCCATGTGTTGGGCCTTGCTGATTTGTATTCCGTTTCCAATTCTTCCATTAAGGGTCCCTCTCCTTATGATGTGATGACCACTGGCATGTATAATGGAAACTGGCAGACTCCGCCCTCTTTTTCCGCCTTTGAAAGGGAGTCCATGGGGTGGCTTACCTTGGAAGAACTTTCCCAGAATAAGGTTTATTCTCTCGGTCCTTTGTCCCAGATGCAGGCCTATTCGGTAACCAATCCCAACAGTAAGGACGAATACTATGTGGTGGAGTATAGGCCTGCAGAAAAGTACGATGCCTATATTGGGCAAAATAAAAACGGCATTTACTTGTGGTATATCGATTATGATTACACAGCCTTCGAGACGGACAACGACCCTAACAAAAACGTGTTGCATCAGCGAGTGGCTGTAAAGCAGGTGATGGGTAGCGACAATAGCTACTACACAGATTTTTCCTATACAAATGCTGGTGGAACGGCTTTGATTCCTGGCATCTACAATTTGAAAATTCTGAAAGGAAAACAGGCCTGCTTTGCTACCGGTGCAAATCTATCCGTGGATTGTCAGCTGCGTTCATCCTCCAGTAGCCAGGTCGCGCTATCTTCCAGTAGCCTGGTTGTTCAATCCTCCAGCAGCCAGATTGCTCAATCCTCCAGCAGCCAGATTGCTCAATCTTCCAGTAGTTTGTCCGCTCCGTCCTCCAGTAGTCAACTTGCGCAATCGTCTAGCAGTTCCGAGAGTTTGCGCATCACCAATCCGTTGTATTGGGATTCTCAGACTGGTGTCAAGACCGTTAAGGTATTTGATCTTCAAGGGAACCGAGTCTATATGGGTCAAGTAGATGGAGTTCTTTCCGCCTTCCATCTGGAAGGAATTCTTCCTGCGGGGGCCTACGTCATGCATGTTTCTCGAAACAATCGAACTCTTGGAATTCGGAAAATCAGAATTCCGTGA
- a CDS encoding Ig-like domain-containing protein — protein MGKCVMGKMVAGMVLASTFGVSQAAISAGEVVTLPADANLGGGDKVGSQLIAATYNAGKGPGVWIVADGGYRLYHNGALLAEDNQAGRVRFIPMTLLPGENAFSVVGVNGAGAPGVMVQIDDLDRSYYSGSDWKSKPGVGSSSWKNKGRDLSQWGGATVLSYSNTKMPSGAALNGFAPNTQAKWIWTNSEEDEKAILLFTLNIKAEGFGAVTTGGDAGKIVIASDTATIIKNLKSNDAVTILIPEGTYDFRKFRNAVTEAKSKNRTWCKKTCDGKNAVTGKQNVFYRINFKANTCADLNEAGIQIVQESENLQQWENWITIRGNKSLVGMGRGANLRGASLNNRWNEGGHNNIYRNLAIYDVNPHLIEASDGLETSGDANNHIKNFWADHISYKWISDGMDMEFVDNATISYMENDGANEYNCWGTDPYMALVEDAHLTYANNYWHNTYGRVPKVTGESNGSQVHIYNQLVDGNNFFIAGANGHSSTAKAYVRYENSYIKNGNGYLAEWGDNGYVYFSGVTFDNTKQQHRYNNTVTQGVPQAATFNPSYSWEKRDVASIPKDLPNLVGVGGRYGSMPSYNQTFGVSNKAATVSMTAPTAGAKFDAGASVTLTASAKDSDGSVKSVDFYIGNDKVGAATASPYAVEVSGLPAGTYSAVAVVTDNSGLTQMSEFVTFEVIGAAVVPESSSSVEETPASSASAPSSSSAVIASSSSENPAVDPVEESSSSFEAVIAIRSVKKLATETEAGFYRIFDMQGRPLFSGEVKPSKMPAARVVVVEMTKNGGSVLRRYIQTR, from the coding sequence ATGGGAAAGTGTGTAATGGGAAAGATGGTTGCAGGTATGGTTCTGGCCAGTACGTTTGGAGTGTCTCAGGCCGCCATATCTGCAGGAGAAGTAGTGACGCTTCCTGCGGATGCGAATTTGGGAGGTGGCGATAAGGTGGGTTCCCAGCTTATTGCTGCTACATACAACGCAGGAAAAGGCCCCGGAGTGTGGATTGTGGCAGACGGCGGATATCGCCTCTACCATAACGGAGCCTTGCTGGCTGAAGATAATCAAGCCGGACGCGTCCGCTTCATCCCCATGACTCTTCTTCCTGGAGAAAATGCCTTCTCTGTGGTGGGCGTTAATGGTGCAGGTGCTCCTGGCGTAATGGTGCAGATTGATGACCTGGATCGTTCCTACTACAGTGGCAGCGATTGGAAGTCCAAGCCTGGTGTCGGTAGCTCTTCCTGGAAAAATAAAGGTCGAGACCTTTCCCAGTGGGGTGGTGCAACTGTTCTCAGCTATTCCAATACGAAGATGCCTAGTGGCGCCGCTTTAAATGGTTTTGCTCCCAACACTCAGGCGAAGTGGATCTGGACGAACAGCGAAGAGGACGAAAAAGCGATTTTGCTGTTCACTCTGAATATAAAGGCTGAGGGTTTCGGTGCCGTTACTACGGGCGGTGATGCCGGAAAGATTGTGATTGCGTCTGATACTGCGACAATTATCAAGAACTTGAAATCCAATGACGCCGTTACGATTCTTATTCCGGAAGGAACTTATGACTTCCGCAAGTTCCGTAATGCGGTGACTGAAGCCAAGAGCAAGAACCGTACGTGGTGCAAAAAGACCTGCGACGGTAAGAATGCTGTAACAGGCAAGCAAAACGTTTTTTACCGCATCAATTTCAAGGCAAATACTTGTGCGGACCTGAATGAAGCTGGAATTCAGATTGTGCAGGAAAGTGAAAACCTGCAACAGTGGGAAAACTGGATTACCATTCGCGGTAACAAGAGCCTGGTCGGTATGGGTCGTGGGGCGAATCTGCGTGGCGCCTCCCTGAACAACCGCTGGAACGAAGGTGGCCATAATAATATTTATCGTAACCTGGCGATTTATGATGTGAATCCGCACTTGATCGAAGCTAGCGATGGCCTTGAAACTTCCGGTGATGCCAACAACCATATTAAGAATTTCTGGGCAGACCATATTAGCTACAAGTGGATTTCCGATGGCATGGATATGGAGTTTGTCGACAATGCCACTATCAGCTATATGGAAAACGATGGTGCCAACGAATACAACTGCTGGGGCACTGATCCCTACATGGCTCTTGTAGAGGACGCTCACTTGACTTATGCCAATAACTACTGGCACAATACCTATGGACGAGTTCCGAAAGTCACTGGCGAAAGTAACGGCTCTCAGGTGCATATCTATAACCAGCTGGTAGATGGCAACAACTTTTTCATTGCTGGCGCAAATGGTCATAGCTCTACTGCAAAGGCTTACGTTCGCTATGAAAACAGCTACATCAAGAATGGCAATGGCTATTTGGCTGAATGGGGGGACAATGGTTACGTCTACTTTAGCGGTGTAACCTTCGATAACACCAAGCAACAGCACCGCTACAATAACACTGTGACTCAAGGCGTTCCTCAGGCTGCCACATTCAATCCTAGCTATAGTTGGGAAAAACGTGATGTGGCAAGTATTCCTAAGGATTTGCCGAACCTTGTGGGTGTTGGCGGTCGATACGGTTCTATGCCCTCCTACAACCAGACTTTTGGAGTAAGCAATAAGGCTGCTACCGTATCCATGACTGCTCCTACAGCTGGTGCAAAATTTGATGCAGGAGCATCTGTGACTCTGACGGCTTCCGCCAAGGATTCCGATGGTTCTGTAAAGAGCGTTGATTTCTATATCGGTAACGACAAGGTCGGGGCTGCAACCGCTTCTCCTTACGCTGTGGAGGTCTCTGGTCTTCCAGCAGGAACTTATTCTGCGGTTGCCGTGGTGACGGATAATTCCGGTCTTACCCAAATGTCTGAATTCGTGACTTTTGAAGTGATCGGTGCTGCGGTTGTTCCTGAAAGTTCTTCCAGCGTAGAAGAGACTCCCGCTTCCTCAGCTTCTGCTCCGAGCAGTTCTTCCGCAGTGATTGCAAGTAGCTCCTCCGAAAATCCGGCTGTCGATCCTGTAGAAGAATCTAGTAGCAGTTTTGAGGCTGTCATTGCGATTCGTTCTGTGAAGAAATTGGCAACAGAAACTGAAGCTGGCTTCTATCGGATTTTTGATATGCAGGGCCGCCCCCTGTTCTCTGGCGAAGTTAAACCGAGTAAGATGCCTGCTGCCCGCGTAGTGGTGGTTGAAATGACGAAAAATGGTGGTTCCGTCCTTCGTCGCTACATCCAGACTCGTTAA
- a CDS encoding TIGR02147 family protein, whose protein sequence is MAETKKQKKVFEYLDYREFLKDYYNQKKAANAAFSLRVFSDKIGFKAKDFISRVMNGEKNLSQQSIPKVASGLRLGKHETEFFIGLVEFNQAETTEDRNTAFEKMQAALKVVRFAEKQHLLGHAQYMIYSHPRHLFIRSLIGMFGFDGDYGALAKLVNPKITPEEAKQSVKLLEECQLIKKDENGKYILTESAITTGDRTSKLALRGYHQNCLKMGADSIDRDPPGKRHISGLTLGISQEGYERIVERINAFRKEIALIAEEDAGSDKVFQMEFALFQVGGKADK, encoded by the coding sequence ATGGCTGAAACGAAAAAACAGAAAAAAGTCTTCGAATACCTGGATTACAGGGAATTTCTGAAAGACTATTACAACCAGAAGAAGGCTGCAAACGCCGCTTTCTCCCTGCGCGTATTTTCTGACAAGATTGGCTTCAAGGCCAAGGACTTCATCAGCCGAGTCATGAATGGCGAAAAGAACCTGAGCCAGCAAAGCATTCCTAAGGTAGCCTCCGGACTTCGCCTAGGAAAGCACGAGACGGAATTTTTCATCGGTCTTGTAGAATTCAACCAGGCAGAAACCACCGAAGACCGCAATACCGCATTCGAAAAAATGCAGGCAGCCTTAAAGGTAGTCCGTTTCGCCGAAAAACAGCATTTATTAGGTCACGCACAGTACATGATCTACTCCCATCCCCGCCATCTTTTTATCCGAAGCTTGATTGGAATGTTCGGATTTGACGGAGACTACGGGGCATTAGCAAAACTGGTGAATCCCAAAATCACACCTGAAGAAGCCAAGCAGTCGGTAAAACTCCTGGAAGAGTGCCAGCTCATCAAGAAGGACGAGAACGGCAAGTACATCCTGACGGAAAGCGCCATCACCACCGGTGACCGCACCTCCAAACTGGCACTTCGTGGTTACCACCAGAATTGCCTCAAGATGGGCGCCGATTCCATCGACCGCGATCCGCCGGGCAAGCGCCATATCTCAGGCCTAACCCTCGGCATCAGCCAGGAAGGTTACGAACGCATCGTGGAACGTATCAACGCTTTCCGTAAGGAAATCGCCCTCATCGCCGAAGAAGATGCCGGCAGCGATAAAGTATTCCAGATGGAATTCGCCCTATTCCAGGTGGGCGGCAAGGCGGACAAGTAG
- a CDS encoding protein kinase — protein MIRNILAETLDRLARNLAMRPHYTMEEYQRWFDQNPKFLHNGAIQKIELTAPLALEGTNNLYRANYWLEQPKTGHKTAEQEIVVKICKYWVPPGKNRIHRLNMTLSAFQDEIRINNLIRATNIEGVVQSMGGGTAGRHPYLKMEFIKGCSLDKTFREGLSDDDILHRVAQLAYLANTISQLHYYQVVHKDLKPKNLLLCQNPEHKNNHKILVCDFGYAQAKMRETITEYGGQITPYYSAPEQAIMGENLSASVDYFSFGMIAHEYLTGRKLFPKAMDIFMEDGYRVTDRYLEYIKHGRENVFHDSRFPYLAQWMDCLTMFDSFERMQNSPNLFDIAHKLREQVNAQGYRDVNTDFLWNQLREYNH, from the coding sequence ATGATTCGAAACATCCTGGCTGAAACCCTTGATCGCCTGGCCCGTAATTTGGCCATGCGCCCCCATTACACGATGGAGGAGTATCAGCGTTGGTTTGACCAGAATCCGAAGTTTCTTCATAACGGTGCTATTCAGAAAATCGAACTTACCGCACCGCTGGCCCTGGAAGGAACCAACAATCTTTATCGAGCCAACTACTGGCTTGAACAGCCCAAGACAGGCCACAAAACTGCCGAGCAAGAAATTGTGGTCAAGATTTGCAAATATTGGGTGCCTCCCGGAAAAAATCGTATTCATCGTCTAAACATGACCTTGAGTGCCTTCCAGGATGAAATCCGCATCAACAACCTAATCCGCGCCACTAACATCGAAGGCGTGGTGCAAAGCATGGGCGGCGGAACCGCAGGAAGACATCCTTACCTGAAAATGGAATTCATCAAGGGCTGTTCCCTGGACAAGACTTTCCGCGAAGGACTTAGCGATGACGACATTCTTCATCGTGTCGCGCAACTTGCCTATCTGGCAAACACCATCAGCCAGTTACACTACTACCAGGTTGTGCATAAGGACCTGAAGCCCAAAAACCTTTTATTGTGCCAAAATCCCGAACACAAGAATAACCACAAGATACTGGTTTGCGATTTCGGTTACGCTCAGGCAAAGATGCGAGAAACCATCACGGAATACGGCGGGCAGATCACTCCTTACTACAGCGCCCCAGAACAAGCTATCATGGGCGAGAATCTCTCGGCTTCCGTAGATTACTTCAGTTTCGGTATGATTGCACACGAATACCTAACCGGAAGGAAGCTGTTCCCCAAAGCCATGGATATTTTCATGGAAGACGGCTATCGGGTTACGGACCGTTACCTGGAATACATCAAACACGGACGAGAAAATGTTTTCCATGACTCAAGATTCCCTTATCTTGCCCAGTGGATGGATTGCTTGACCATGTTCGACAGCTTCGAAAGAATGCAGAACAGTCCCAATCTTTTCGACATCGCCCACAAGCTTCGTGAACAGGTAAACGCCCAGGGATATCGCGACGTAAACACGGACTTCCTATGGAACCAGCTCCGTGAGTACAATCACTAA